The following proteins are encoded in a genomic region of Sorangiineae bacterium MSr12523:
- a CDS encoding bifunctional metallophosphatase/5'-nucleotidase, with translation MKALRGKSGVLASLLFLLLLPACGGNASTPPDAPIPAAASSASAPTALPAPAHEPWTLTILHTNDVHSRIDLVKDGDGPDVGGVIRRKAVVDRVRRERGADGVLLVDAGDFSTGTVWYPVWGGAESVFAMNALGYDAITLGNHEFDSGVDHLSHVLRGGTWSVLGTERTTQKLAAQVVVSNLDVSGSSSMRDVLVPRAIVRRGKERVGIVGALTDALPESVEREGVRVLPYVESVQKQVDALAKEGVDKIVLVSHCGTKVDIANAPSIAGVDVIVAGHDHGLFGDATLLEASGLAKSVAAQRKGDYPLHLTGKDGAPVLLVSAFAWGRILGRVDVTFDGAGHIEKAQGAPIVLSSAASDPTLTATLDAMHAPVRALGDKKIAVLPRALRRASQGQSELGVTFADALLGAGKKDGAVAALAEGDARADLAEGQLSYGKLYEAWPFASKIFIIELTGAELTRAVAHGLALEPPLQLAGMTAKIAPAQTPGQDAKVLDLRIGGRPVVATGRYSIAVDDWIAGGGDGFTWFKNAAKKKVSLMQVLDAMVAELSAHPAASRTPEKRVSVVAAP, from the coding sequence ATGAAGGCTCTTCGTGGAAAATCCGGCGTTCTCGCCTCCTTGCTCTTCTTGCTCCTCCTGCCCGCGTGTGGTGGAAATGCGTCTACCCCGCCGGATGCGCCCATTCCGGCGGCCGCTTCCAGCGCCTCTGCGCCCACCGCGCTGCCGGCGCCGGCACATGAGCCGTGGACGCTCACGATCCTGCATACGAATGACGTGCACAGCCGTATCGATCTGGTGAAGGATGGCGACGGGCCGGACGTGGGCGGTGTGATCCGGCGCAAAGCCGTGGTGGATCGCGTGCGCCGCGAGCGCGGTGCGGATGGCGTGTTGCTCGTCGATGCGGGCGACTTCAGCACCGGCACCGTGTGGTACCCCGTTTGGGGAGGGGCGGAGTCGGTCTTTGCGATGAATGCGCTGGGCTACGATGCCATCACCTTGGGCAATCATGAATTCGACTCCGGGGTCGATCATTTGTCGCACGTACTTCGCGGCGGAACGTGGTCCGTTCTGGGCACGGAGCGCACGACGCAGAAGCTCGCTGCCCAGGTGGTCGTCAGCAACCTCGATGTCTCGGGGTCTTCCAGTATGCGCGACGTCCTCGTGCCGCGCGCGATCGTTCGGCGTGGCAAGGAGCGCGTGGGAATCGTGGGCGCGTTGACCGATGCGTTGCCGGAGAGCGTCGAGCGCGAAGGCGTCCGCGTCTTGCCGTACGTCGAGAGCGTCCAGAAACAGGTCGACGCCCTCGCCAAGGAAGGCGTCGACAAAATCGTCCTCGTGTCACACTGCGGGACGAAGGTGGATATCGCCAATGCGCCAAGCATCGCAGGGGTCGACGTCATCGTGGCGGGACACGATCACGGCCTCTTCGGAGACGCCACCCTGCTCGAGGCCTCAGGGCTTGCCAAGAGTGTGGCCGCACAGCGGAAAGGGGACTACCCGCTGCATTTGACCGGCAAAGACGGAGCGCCCGTGCTGCTCGTGAGCGCGTTCGCGTGGGGGCGCATTCTGGGGCGTGTGGACGTGACCTTCGATGGGGCCGGGCATATCGAAAAGGCACAGGGCGCGCCCATCGTCCTCTCCAGTGCAGCGAGTGATCCAACGCTCACGGCCACGCTCGATGCAATGCATGCTCCGGTGCGGGCCCTCGGCGACAAAAAGATCGCCGTTCTTCCCCGCGCGCTGCGCCGTGCTTCGCAAGGCCAGTCGGAGCTCGGGGTGACGTTCGCCGATGCGCTCCTCGGTGCAGGCAAGAAGGACGGTGCGGTTGCCGCCCTCGCGGAAGGCGACGCGCGCGCGGACCTCGCCGAGGGGCAACTCTCGTATGGAAAGCTCTACGAGGCATGGCCCTTCGCGTCCAAAATCTTCATCATCGAACTCACCGGTGCCGAGCTCACGCGCGCCGTCGCACACGGACTCGCCCTCGAGCCGCCGCTCCAACTCGCAGGCATGACCGCCAAGATCGCCCCCGCGCAAACGCCCGGGCAGGATGCAAAGGTTCTCGATCTGCGCATCGGCGGCCGCCCCGTCGTGGCCACTGGGCGCTATTCCATCGCGGTCGATGACTGGATTGCGGGCGGCGGCGATGGCTTCACCTGGTTCAAGAACGCCGCCAAGAAAAAGGTGAGCCTGATGCAGGTGCTCGACGCCATGGTCGCGGAGCTTTCCGCACACCCGGCCGCATCGCGCACGCCGGAGAAACGCGTTTCCGTCGTCGCCGCACCGTAA
- a CDS encoding amino acid adenylation domain-containing protein has protein sequence MTGLEGVGLSPVQRRLWTLRQHGVSAAVRARVRIEGRIEHERLTRALREVVERHEILRTTFHRDARLKFPIQRAGAGAFGWRYVDLEGRAEAEQRTAITTSWNEAARRDFDVAQGPVLDVLLLRCGAEHHELLLVLPALSADAWTLRLFVRELAEAYARAEDDAEEPAQYAQFSEWQNELHDGSVSQAPSAAPLVLPFEGTSDEARAACASVEIEVGAGVADGLGSLASRHGVTVSTVLLAAWLVHLSRFAARNDLAVAVLSAGRHLEDLHEVMGPVASWMPAVCRVDDATSFGELVRQVQASLEAEFEQQDAAERTPEWPEVQRGTSDWIGFACEEIPEAVMAAGLSWQIEAVCMGPPGLKLALSLVRREGISMTIWYDAHRVSAGGAGALAEQYIALVGSLETAWDAPVGALSILGAAERTRRLTEGRAKVADSAPLPLHRAFEQQTSRRPDALAVLCGEQRWTYRELNRRANRIAHDLTRRGSKAGSPVGLCCERSADMIAGLLGILKAGGAYAPLDPQAPAARLAQQLQHGAFSIVLTNREIAWPAMDCTVVRIDDDSPAAEWDVNPGGPVWLDDLASVIFTSGSTGVPKGVGITHRGIANYTQALCGTLELEPGLHFATVTTLSADLGNTSIFASLATGGCLHVIDYETATDGRRFAEYTARFSLDVLKIVPSHLGALLDAGQGRAVLPRRFLVLGGEALSVALADRIAALGGTCAVVNHYGPTETTVGALVLPLRDWRDRIGCASVPIGRPLCGDESYVLDSKLEPAAVGAVGELYLGGAGLARGYLGRPDLTAERFVPHPFATGARLYRTGDLARYRPDGTVEFIGRRDHQLKIRGFRVELGEIEARLSEHPAIGQAIVMARQEEGFALVAYVVPKEPAAAIDETSVREFLGPRLPDYMIPTDVVVLARLPLTANGKVDRKALPSPTDRRAKHAYVSPRTPVEETLARIWADVLRVAKVGVNDDFFDLGGHSLLAIPLMHRIQQAFGTGLSLMDIFRASTVASLAALLSADRASSIVVPLRASSPAATTRPPLFCVDPTGRHVTEYQPLANALGDDQPVLGLDLGPLLGQEDDSIRRITEAMANEVQAQQPRGPYHLLGWSLGGVLALGVAHVLEARGESVAFLGILDTQPRTHLYAGDAPDIARELAGYVDPTRQAEFLALPREELRALEIRLERLGIRERVEQAAIWAQARGFLPDDVPASAFWHRYVLLRDAALFLNGLSELPARALRVPIRVWWSEETIARHGGPPVDWQRYTSGTVHTMRVSGDHLAVVRGSEVHASVRATLNGGPP, from the coding sequence GTGACGGGCCTGGAAGGCGTAGGTCTTTCTCCCGTGCAGCGGCGTCTCTGGACGTTGCGCCAGCATGGCGTTTCGGCCGCCGTGCGGGCGCGCGTTCGCATCGAGGGGCGCATCGAGCACGAGCGGCTCACACGCGCGTTGCGGGAAGTCGTCGAGCGGCACGAGATCTTGCGAACGACCTTTCATCGCGATGCGCGTCTCAAGTTCCCCATCCAGAGGGCCGGCGCGGGCGCCTTCGGGTGGCGCTACGTGGACCTCGAGGGCCGCGCGGAGGCCGAACAGCGAACTGCCATCACCACCTCGTGGAACGAGGCGGCGCGGCGGGATTTCGACGTGGCCCAGGGGCCGGTGCTCGATGTGCTGCTCCTTCGATGCGGCGCCGAGCACCACGAGCTTCTCCTGGTGCTGCCCGCGCTCTCGGCCGATGCATGGACGCTGCGTCTTTTCGTGCGCGAGCTCGCCGAGGCTTACGCACGGGCCGAAGATGACGCGGAGGAACCCGCGCAGTATGCGCAATTTTCGGAGTGGCAAAACGAGCTTCACGACGGTTCCGTGTCGCAGGCGCCTTCGGCGGCGCCACTCGTCCTGCCCTTCGAGGGCACCTCGGACGAAGCACGTGCGGCTTGTGCCTCCGTGGAAATCGAGGTTGGCGCCGGGGTGGCGGACGGACTCGGATCACTGGCAAGCCGTCACGGCGTGACGGTATCGACGGTTCTTTTGGCAGCCTGGCTCGTGCATCTCTCACGGTTCGCCGCGCGAAACGATCTCGCGGTGGCGGTGCTTTCGGCGGGGCGGCACCTCGAGGATCTGCACGAGGTGATGGGTCCCGTGGCCAGCTGGATGCCGGCGGTGTGCCGGGTCGACGATGCGACGTCGTTCGGTGAGCTCGTGCGCCAGGTGCAGGCTTCGCTGGAAGCAGAGTTCGAGCAGCAGGATGCAGCGGAGCGCACGCCCGAGTGGCCCGAGGTGCAACGCGGCACGTCGGATTGGATCGGGTTTGCCTGCGAGGAAATTCCGGAGGCCGTGATGGCCGCGGGCCTATCCTGGCAAATCGAGGCCGTGTGCATGGGCCCACCTGGCCTCAAGCTCGCGCTGTCGCTCGTGCGCCGCGAGGGAATCTCCATGACGATCTGGTACGACGCGCACCGCGTGTCGGCCGGTGGTGCGGGAGCCCTCGCGGAGCAATACATCGCGCTGGTTGGCTCGTTGGAGACGGCCTGGGATGCGCCCGTGGGCGCGCTGAGCATCCTCGGGGCCGCCGAGCGTACGCGCAGGCTCACCGAGGGGCGCGCCAAGGTGGCGGATTCGGCTCCCCTGCCCCTTCACCGCGCCTTCGAGCAGCAAACGTCACGACGGCCAGATGCACTCGCGGTCCTTTGCGGCGAGCAGCGATGGACGTACCGCGAGCTCAATCGACGCGCCAATCGGATTGCGCACGATCTGACGCGACGCGGTTCGAAGGCCGGGAGCCCCGTAGGTCTCTGCTGCGAACGGTCTGCCGACATGATCGCCGGCCTTCTCGGCATTCTCAAAGCCGGTGGCGCTTATGCTCCGCTCGATCCGCAGGCGCCCGCCGCACGTCTCGCGCAGCAGCTGCAGCATGGCGCGTTCTCCATCGTGCTCACGAATCGTGAGATCGCATGGCCCGCGATGGACTGCACCGTCGTTCGCATCGATGACGATTCTCCAGCGGCCGAATGGGACGTGAATCCCGGCGGGCCCGTGTGGCTCGACGATCTCGCATCCGTGATTTTCACCTCGGGGTCGACCGGCGTGCCGAAGGGCGTGGGCATTACCCATCGCGGCATTGCCAATTACACGCAGGCGCTCTGCGGGACGCTCGAACTCGAGCCGGGCCTCCACTTCGCCACCGTGACGACGTTGAGCGCCGATCTGGGCAACACGAGCATCTTCGCGTCGCTGGCCACGGGCGGATGCCTTCACGTGATCGACTACGAGACGGCCACGGATGGGCGGCGGTTTGCCGAGTACACCGCGCGGTTCTCGCTCGATGTGCTGAAGATCGTGCCGTCGCATCTCGGCGCGTTGCTCGATGCCGGTCAAGGCCGGGCCGTGTTGCCGCGCCGGTTTCTCGTTCTCGGCGGTGAAGCGCTTTCCGTGGCCCTTGCAGACCGCATCGCCGCGCTGGGTGGCACCTGCGCGGTGGTGAACCACTACGGGCCCACCGAGACGACCGTAGGTGCTCTGGTGCTGCCGCTTCGCGATTGGCGCGATCGCATTGGGTGCGCCTCGGTGCCGATCGGGCGTCCGCTGTGCGGCGATGAGTCGTACGTGCTCGATTCGAAACTCGAGCCAGCGGCCGTGGGCGCGGTGGGCGAACTTTATCTCGGCGGCGCCGGTCTGGCGCGCGGTTACTTGGGACGGCCGGATCTCACCGCAGAGCGATTCGTGCCGCATCCCTTTGCGACAGGCGCGCGCCTCTATCGAACGGGCGACCTCGCAAGGTACCGGCCCGACGGCACCGTGGAGTTCATCGGCCGCCGCGATCACCAGCTCAAAATCCGCGGGTTTCGCGTGGAGCTGGGCGAGATCGAGGCGCGCTTGTCGGAGCATCCGGCCATCGGCCAAGCCATCGTGATGGCGCGGCAGGAGGAGGGTTTCGCGCTCGTGGCCTACGTCGTCCCGAAGGAGCCGGCGGCCGCCATCGATGAAACGAGCGTGCGCGAATTTCTCGGCCCGCGGCTGCCAGACTACATGATCCCAACCGACGTCGTGGTGCTTGCACGGCTTCCCCTCACCGCCAATGGCAAGGTGGATCGAAAGGCGCTTCCCAGCCCTACGGATCGTCGCGCCAAGCACGCCTACGTCAGCCCGCGCACGCCCGTCGAAGAGACGCTCGCGCGCATCTGGGCCGACGTGCTCCGCGTGGCGAAGGTGGGCGTGAACGACGACTTTTTCGACCTGGGCGGGCACTCGTTGCTCGCCATTCCCCTGATGCATCGGATCCAGCAGGCCTTCGGCACGGGGCTCTCGTTGATGGACATTTTTCGGGCGTCCACCGTCGCAAGCCTGGCCGCCCTCCTCTCGGCGGATCGGGCATCGTCCATCGTGGTGCCGCTCCGCGCCTCGTCGCCTGCCGCGACCACGCGCCCGCCGCTGTTCTGCGTCGACCCAACGGGCCGCCATGTCACGGAGTACCAGCCGCTCGCCAACGCCCTCGGCGACGATCAACCCGTGCTCGGTTTGGATCTGGGGCCCCTCTTGGGCCAAGAAGACGATTCCATCCGACGCATCACGGAGGCCATGGCCAACGAGGTGCAAGCGCAGCAGCCGCGCGGACCGTATCATCTCCTGGGGTGGTCCTTGGGTGGCGTCCTCGCGCTCGGGGTCGCCCACGTGCTCGAGGCACGGGGTGAGTCGGTTGCGTTTCTTGGCATCCTCGATACGCAACCGCGCACGCATCTCTATGCGGGAGACGCACCCGATATCGCGCGCGAGCTCGCAGGGTACGTCGACCCCACCCGCCAAGCGGAGTTCCTCGCGCTTCCAAGAGAGGAGCTTCGAGCCTTGGAGATCCGTCTCGAGCGCCTCGGCATCCGTGAACGTGTGGAGCAAGCCGCAATTTGGGCTCAGGCGCGGGGCTTCCTTCCCGATGACGTTCCCGCCTCCGCGTTTTGGCACCGTTACGTGCTGCTTCGCGACGCGGCGCTCTTCCTGAATGGCCTGAGTGAGCTGCCCGCGCGCGCATTGCGCGTCCCCATTCGGGTCTGGTGGAGCGAGGAGACAATCGCGCGCCACGGCGGTCCGCCCGTCGACTGGCAACGGTACACGAGCGGCACCGTGCACACCATGCGCGTATCCGGCGATCACCTCGCGGTCGTCCGAGGCAGCGAGGTGCACGCGAGCGTGCGTGCCACGCTGAACGGCGGCCCTCCTTGA
- a CDS encoding PepSY domain-containing protein codes for MRSWYFVHKWTSVVATLFLLMLCVTGMPLIFRHEVDRALGYEISPSEIVDSGRRVGLDAIISAARAKRHDDIVQFVLTEPGEPWVRYIRLGKTVEDPEASAIDGYDVRTGEFLGEYVLDRGVTSFLLKLHVEMFAGLAGTLFLGFMGLLLVASLVSGTVLYGTYMRRLPFGTVRRRRSPRLEWLDLHNLLGIATLVWFLVVGVTGMVNALTIPLFAHWQRTHLAQMSAIYRDERAPPTGTFEVGSPEKALDAALAASPGMELSFLAFPGSDFASPQHFVAFLQGTTPWTSKLLKPVWIDARTTRVLGTCDLPWYLTVLLLSRPLHFGNYGGMPLKVLWAVLDGLTIVVLVSGIQLWLRRRHVSFEAWVRSSERGRDELDPEDHAAEVITRQKAIGRR; via the coding sequence ATGAGGTCTTGGTATTTCGTTCACAAATGGACGAGCGTCGTTGCAACCCTGTTTCTCTTGATGCTGTGCGTGACGGGGATGCCGCTGATCTTCCGGCACGAGGTCGATCGTGCGCTCGGGTACGAGATTAGCCCGTCGGAGATTGTGGACTCGGGCCGGCGGGTAGGATTGGACGCCATCATCTCGGCTGCCCGCGCCAAGCGACACGACGACATCGTGCAGTTCGTCTTGACCGAGCCGGGCGAGCCTTGGGTGCGCTACATCCGTCTTGGTAAGACGGTCGAGGACCCGGAGGCGTCGGCCATCGACGGATACGACGTGCGCACGGGCGAGTTTTTGGGCGAGTACGTGCTCGATCGGGGAGTTACGAGCTTCCTCTTGAAGCTGCACGTCGAGATGTTCGCCGGCCTCGCGGGGACCCTGTTTCTCGGATTCATGGGGCTCCTGCTCGTCGCCTCGCTCGTGTCCGGCACCGTGCTGTACGGAACCTACATGCGAAGGCTCCCTTTCGGCACGGTGCGAAGGCGCCGCTCTCCACGTCTCGAATGGCTCGATTTGCACAATCTACTCGGCATTGCGACGTTGGTATGGTTTCTCGTCGTGGGCGTCACCGGAATGGTCAACGCGCTGACGATCCCACTCTTCGCCCATTGGCAACGTACCCACCTCGCCCAGATGTCGGCCATCTACCGTGACGAGCGCGCACCGCCAACCGGCACCTTCGAGGTGGGTTCGCCCGAAAAGGCCCTCGATGCTGCGCTCGCGGCGAGCCCTGGGATGGAGCTCTCCTTCCTGGCCTTTCCCGGTAGCGACTTTGCAAGCCCCCAGCACTTCGTGGCCTTTCTTCAAGGCACCACGCCGTGGACCTCGAAGCTGCTCAAGCCCGTATGGATCGATGCGCGAACGACCCGGGTGCTCGGAACGTGCGATCTGCCCTGGTACTTGACCGTCCTCTTGCTCTCGCGGCCCCTGCACTTCGGGAACTACGGCGGCATGCCGCTCAAAGTCCTCTGGGCCGTGCTCGACGGGCTCACCATCGTGGTGCTCGTCAGTGGTATTCAGTTGTGGCTGCGAAGGCGCCACGTCTCCTTCGAAGCCTGGGTTCGCAGCTCGGAACGTGGCAGGGACGAACTCGATCCCGAAGACCATGCCGCCGAGGTCATCACTCGCCAGAAAGCGATTGGCCGCAGATAG
- a CDS encoding LuxR C-terminal-related transcriptional regulator produces MGPEAKKLLDVVEAAYRLEVTDREWLEGLASACLPVLDEGFGISVFEFHYKMGAPPTILQAMRAGMPEELEKMYPVMLSRMDPELRQRPFLLGPCTTGSHMMGLRSGFKNNELMQRGLQKFGIYDTIWITAAEPSGWGCGLHAGRPRISWPSRSTIERWTRVAAHLSAAARLRRRWAAKAPASQKLDTAEAVFSPQGHVHHAQGAASSAQSIEQLRRSVLDVETARRSRHEGDAAMGLRTWKGLVEGRWSLLDHFENDGTRYIVAKENAPSPPEIGALTLRERQILGYAALGHENKVIAYDLGIAHATVKVLMARAASKLRVRSRAEVISTYREMCSDQAPSSAKPE; encoded by the coding sequence GTGGGCCCCGAAGCGAAGAAACTCTTGGACGTCGTGGAGGCGGCATATCGATTGGAGGTGACCGATCGGGAATGGCTCGAAGGCCTGGCGTCGGCATGTTTGCCCGTTCTGGACGAAGGCTTCGGGATTTCCGTTTTCGAGTTTCACTACAAAATGGGAGCGCCTCCAACGATTCTTCAGGCTATGCGGGCCGGCATGCCCGAGGAGCTGGAGAAAATGTACCCGGTCATGCTCTCGAGGATGGATCCCGAACTTCGGCAGCGACCTTTCCTGCTGGGTCCCTGCACGACGGGGAGCCACATGATGGGCCTGCGCAGCGGTTTCAAAAACAACGAGTTGATGCAACGTGGTTTGCAGAAGTTTGGCATTTACGACACGATCTGGATTACGGCGGCGGAGCCTTCCGGGTGGGGCTGCGGTTTGCATGCAGGCCGGCCACGAATTAGCTGGCCATCCCGCTCGACCATCGAGCGCTGGACCCGTGTCGCAGCGCATTTGTCGGCAGCGGCGCGACTGCGCCGGCGATGGGCGGCCAAGGCTCCCGCGTCGCAGAAGCTCGACACGGCCGAAGCGGTGTTTTCGCCGCAGGGGCACGTGCATCATGCGCAAGGTGCGGCGAGCAGCGCGCAATCCATCGAGCAGCTACGCCGATCCGTGCTCGACGTGGAGACCGCGCGCCGCTCGCGCCATGAGGGCGACGCGGCCATGGGTTTGAGGACGTGGAAAGGCCTCGTCGAAGGCCGATGGTCGCTCCTCGACCATTTCGAAAACGACGGCACACGCTACATCGTGGCGAAGGAAAATGCCCCGTCCCCACCGGAAATTGGCGCGCTCACCCTCCGCGAACGGCAAATTCTCGGCTACGCAGCCCTGGGTCACGAAAACAAAGTCATCGCCTACGACCTGGGAATCGCCCACGCCACCGTGAAAGTCCTCATGGCCCGCGCAGCCTCGAAATTGCGCGTCCGCTCACGCGCCGAAGTCATTTCCACCTACCGCGAGATGTGCAGCGACCAGGCTCCTTCGTCCGCAAAACCGGAATGA
- a CDS encoding serine/threonine protein kinase, which yields MQATEAFEPIVGATLNERYELEECIGVGGMGEVWRAKDKSLRRQVAIKFLSGALAEKEETRDRFLVEAQVTAQLNSRHAVHVYDFGVTAAGHPYFVLELLNGETLATRLERVGKLDAETTVTILQKAARALSRAHALRIVHRDFKPDNIFLTVSEEGDDGGEEVKVVDFGIAKLIGSLEEARPSVAPEDLNVEASRSLTRTNGLVGTPQYMSPEQIRQQNMGPPVDIWALGVVAFECLTGETPFAATNVLALFADIQLGKSASAHELDPSVPAAFDAWFKRATAPAAENRFHDPNQAIAELAKAILPGHSNIVEVTSPDLRPGEPRRAFPAWAALAGIALATIVVLGVLRMRGHEEPPPAGAPSAMPTMAASTPKAEPEPSARETAAPPSASSAPAASAASAAPSTSPAPKGSAAAGKGRGRSTREAAPAESSTSNKAASSATSPPPKAPSAAPSSPFTLPPLGI from the coding sequence GTGCAAGCAACCGAGGCATTCGAGCCGATCGTCGGAGCGACCCTCAACGAGCGCTACGAACTCGAGGAGTGCATCGGCGTCGGAGGCATGGGCGAGGTGTGGCGCGCGAAGGACAAGTCGCTGCGGCGCCAAGTGGCCATCAAGTTCCTGTCCGGCGCGCTGGCCGAGAAGGAAGAGACGCGGGACCGCTTCCTCGTGGAGGCGCAGGTCACCGCGCAATTGAACTCGCGGCATGCCGTGCACGTGTACGACTTCGGGGTTACGGCCGCTGGGCACCCTTACTTCGTGCTCGAGCTGCTGAACGGCGAAACGTTGGCGACGCGCCTCGAACGCGTTGGCAAGCTCGATGCCGAAACGACCGTCACCATTTTGCAGAAAGCGGCGCGCGCCCTTTCCCGCGCCCACGCGCTGCGCATCGTTCACCGCGACTTCAAGCCCGACAACATCTTTCTCACGGTGAGTGAGGAGGGTGACGATGGTGGCGAAGAGGTCAAAGTCGTGGACTTCGGCATTGCGAAACTCATTGGAAGCCTGGAAGAGGCTCGGCCTTCGGTGGCCCCGGAGGACCTCAACGTCGAGGCGAGTCGCAGTCTGACGCGGACGAATGGGTTGGTCGGCACGCCGCAATACATGTCGCCCGAGCAGATTCGCCAGCAGAACATGGGACCGCCGGTGGACATTTGGGCGCTCGGGGTGGTCGCGTTCGAGTGCTTGACCGGGGAAACGCCCTTTGCCGCAACGAACGTGCTCGCGCTTTTCGCGGACATTCAGCTCGGAAAATCGGCTTCGGCCCATGAGCTCGATCCGAGCGTGCCGGCGGCGTTCGATGCGTGGTTCAAACGGGCTACGGCGCCCGCCGCGGAGAATCGATTTCACGATCCGAACCAGGCGATCGCCGAGCTGGCGAAGGCCATTCTCCCGGGGCACTCGAACATCGTCGAGGTGACGTCGCCGGATCTGCGCCCCGGTGAACCGCGCAGGGCGTTCCCCGCGTGGGCGGCGTTGGCGGGCATCGCGCTCGCAACGATCGTCGTCCTCGGCGTGCTTCGGATGCGGGGGCACGAGGAGCCGCCGCCTGCCGGCGCTCCATCGGCCATGCCGACGATGGCCGCGAGCACGCCGAAAGCGGAGCCCGAGCCTTCCGCACGCGAGACGGCGGCGCCGCCGTCTGCGTCGTCGGCACCTGCGGCATCTGCGGCATCTGCGGCGCCTTCCACTTCGCCCGCGCCGAAGGGGTCTGCCGCCGCAGGGAAAGGGCGTGGTCGCTCGACGCGCGAAGCGGCCCCCGCGGAGTCTTCCACCTCGAACAAAGCGGCGAGCTCCGCAACGTCGCCGCCGCCGAAAGCTCCGTCGGCGGCTCCTTCGTCTCCCTTCACCCTTCCCCCGCTCGGCATATGA
- a CDS encoding DUF885 domain-containing protein, with translation MRRFYVAVLSLFSLAGCAHGAPAEHARGVADAPVDAVARSNAFARRLIEADARFDPESLIVLGDARIDARVPDLGRDRDERAVREYRAIEEEYRRAAASESNPEVRTDLEVLARAAQDRHRQIALDAKYQVPFHELSRLIFEGLSPLLEARGSDERKQAALARLEAYAGLAPNTAPITELAERRTRERLDRPGLLFPPKTRVSRYLDNSSAILPGLRAAFAGSGIAGYEKAFARLEQQMNVYDAFVRTVILPRARDGFRMPEEYYAFQVERNGIEAPPREVAQTARRAFADIQRAMEPLAREVAKNRGYAFSDYRSVIRALKREQVPADAIESLYRRRIGELETIIRKERLATLPQHALRFRLGTQADSARIPAPYYDSPTLFGQGPKEGVFVLPAHNAEGPSGRFDDFTFEGATWWLTAHEGRPGHDLQFTRMRENGVSIARGHFAFNSANAEGWGLYAEAMVDAYVPLEARLIVLQARLMRAAHAFLDIELNLGLIDEAEVKRVITNDVVFSEAWANQAVQRYTFWLPGQAPCYFYGYLQFLRLRTDAERELGTRFDLQSFHDRVLAQGMLRFPILRRAVLGRG, from the coding sequence ATGCGCCGATTTTACGTTGCCGTCTTATCGCTCTTCTCGTTGGCAGGATGTGCACACGGAGCTCCCGCGGAGCACGCGCGCGGTGTGGCCGATGCGCCCGTCGACGCCGTTGCAAGGAGCAACGCCTTCGCGCGACGGCTCATCGAGGCGGATGCGCGATTCGATCCCGAATCGTTGATCGTGCTTGGCGATGCTCGGATCGATGCGCGCGTGCCGGATCTCGGTCGCGACCGTGACGAACGCGCCGTGCGCGAGTATCGCGCCATCGAGGAGGAATATCGCCGCGCGGCCGCATCGGAATCGAACCCCGAGGTTCGCACGGATCTCGAGGTGCTCGCCCGCGCCGCGCAGGATCGCCACCGCCAGATTGCGCTCGATGCAAAGTACCAGGTTCCTTTTCACGAGCTGTCCAGGCTCATTTTCGAAGGCCTTTCGCCACTGCTCGAGGCTCGCGGTTCGGACGAGCGAAAGCAGGCCGCGCTCGCGCGCCTCGAAGCCTATGCCGGCCTGGCTCCGAACACCGCGCCCATCACCGAGCTCGCCGAACGCCGCACCCGCGAGCGGCTGGATCGCCCGGGCCTTCTCTTTCCGCCCAAGACGCGCGTCTCGCGCTACCTGGACAACTCGTCGGCGATTCTGCCCGGGTTGCGCGCGGCCTTTGCGGGCTCCGGGATTGCGGGTTACGAAAAGGCATTTGCTCGGCTCGAGCAGCAGATGAATGTGTACGATGCATTCGTGCGTACGGTCATTCTGCCGCGGGCGCGCGATGGCTTTCGAATGCCCGAGGAGTATTACGCATTCCAAGTGGAGCGAAACGGCATCGAGGCGCCCCCGCGAGAAGTGGCCCAGACGGCGCGGCGTGCCTTCGCCGATATCCAACGCGCGATGGAGCCGCTCGCCCGTGAGGTGGCGAAGAACAGAGGATATGCATTTTCGGATTACCGCAGCGTCATTCGTGCATTGAAACGCGAGCAAGTGCCCGCCGATGCCATCGAGTCGCTCTACCGCCGGCGAATCGGAGAGCTCGAGACGATCATTCGAAAAGAGCGTCTGGCGACCTTACCCCAGCACGCGTTGCGCTTCCGGCTCGGCACGCAGGCGGACAGCGCGCGCATTCCCGCACCGTATTACGATTCGCCGACCCTTTTCGGCCAGGGGCCAAAGGAAGGTGTATTCGTGCTTCCGGCGCACAATGCGGAAGGCCCCTCCGGCCGCTTCGATGATTTCACCTTCGAGGGGGCGACGTGGTGGCTCACCGCCCACGAAGGCCGACCGGGGCACGATCTCCAATTCACGCGAATGCGCGAAAATGGCGTATCGATTGCGCGCGGTCACTTTGCCTTCAACTCGGCGAACGCCGAGGGCTGGGGGCTTTACGCGGAAGCGATGGTCGATGCCTATGTTCCGCTCGAGGCCCGGCTGATCGTGCTTCAAGCCCGATTGATGCGCGCGGCGCACGCGTTTCTGGACATCGAGTTGAATTTGGGGCTCATCGACGAAGCGGAGGTGAAACGCGTCATCACGAACGACGTCGTTTTCTCCGAAGCATGGGCCAATCAGGCGGTGCAACGTTACACTTTCTGGCTGCCCGGTCAGGCGCCCTGCTATTTCTATGGGTACCTTCAGTTCCTTCGATTGCGCACCGACGCCGAGCGAGAACTGGGCACCCGATTCGATTTGCAATCGTTCCACGATCGGGTGCTCGCCCAGGGCATGCTTCGTTTCCCCATCCTGCGCCGCGCAGTTCTCGGCCGCGGCTAG